In Mycobacterium sp. Aquia_216, a genomic segment contains:
- a CDS encoding GGDEF domain-containing protein: MQWRVDPQPSVAHLHAIGLTALLLLIALYGAFGAHVRGAAAEAELFWFLGGAAFVAAIAAFVGWLRGWHLRRDLLVGWAVAALVVTALAGAIDPAATRDLPGTVTVSFAYIGLTCPRWRSLAIVPLGVVAFVVGGAKPLPGALLTVVLAATMWVMIAEVPAWLVARLEAQSALLRKIAQTDALTQLFDRSTLGPQLSTHASGSAVVLIDLDNFKLYNDGHGHEAGDDVLVAFAEAIRTTVREEDVSFRIGGDEFLLMLVGADRTEAEQVLDRLRRRWADVGEPVSFSAGIACGEQDLMRLADEHMYANKRSRDLPAN, from the coding sequence GTGCAATGGCGCGTGGACCCTCAGCCGTCCGTTGCGCATTTGCATGCGATCGGCTTGACGGCATTGCTATTGCTGATCGCGCTCTACGGCGCGTTCGGTGCGCACGTTCGGGGTGCCGCAGCCGAGGCTGAGTTGTTCTGGTTCCTCGGCGGTGCGGCTTTCGTGGCGGCGATCGCCGCGTTTGTCGGTTGGCTGCGCGGTTGGCATTTACGGCGGGACCTGCTCGTCGGGTGGGCCGTAGCGGCGCTCGTCGTCACCGCCCTCGCGGGGGCCATTGATCCGGCCGCTACTCGAGATCTGCCCGGCACGGTCACGGTTTCGTTCGCCTACATCGGGCTGACTTGCCCGCGCTGGCGCTCGCTCGCCATCGTCCCGCTCGGGGTTGTAGCGTTCGTCGTGGGCGGCGCCAAGCCCCTCCCCGGCGCGCTACTGACGGTGGTGTTGGCCGCGACCATGTGGGTCATGATTGCCGAAGTCCCGGCCTGGCTCGTTGCCCGGTTGGAGGCGCAGAGCGCGCTGCTCCGCAAGATCGCGCAAACCGACGCGCTCACCCAACTGTTCGATCGGAGCACGCTCGGACCGCAGCTGTCGACGCACGCCAGTGGGTCGGCCGTGGTGCTCATCGATCTCGATAATTTCAAGCTCTACAACGACGGTCACGGTCACGAGGCCGGCGACGACGTCTTGGTCGCCTTCGCCGAGGCGATCCGAACGACGGTCCGCGAGGAAGACGTCTCCTTTCGTATCGGTGGTGACGAGTTCCTGCTCATGCTCGTCGGTGCCGACCGCACCGAGGCCGAACAGGTCCTCGACCGGCTCCGGCGTCGCTGGGCCGACGTCGGCGAGCCAGTGAGTTTCAGCGCCGGGATCGCGTGTGGGGAGCAGGATCTCATGCGTCTCGCGGATGAGCACATGTACGCCAACAAGCGCTCTCGCGACTTGCCCGCCAACTAG
- a CDS encoding carboxymuconolactone decarboxylase family protein encodes MTNTSRFKACTALSAALLIIGGSLAIETAPSGRADGCGDGSPARVSASGCADPAPASQADNPPWLAAVEQRDPQFAGAYQGMRERILKDGAIPAKYKLLMGMITDTIAAHPDGVRSLADNARAAGASEAEITEAVEVAYLYGGTAALVMGVNAFPGS; translated from the coding sequence ATGACGAATACCTCTCGCTTCAAGGCGTGTACCGCTCTATCGGCCGCTCTGTTGATCATCGGTGGGAGTCTGGCCATCGAGACGGCGCCCTCTGGTCGCGCCGACGGGTGCGGCGACGGCTCCCCTGCCCGCGTGTCAGCGAGTGGGTGTGCCGATCCCGCGCCGGCTTCGCAAGCAGACAACCCTCCGTGGCTCGCGGCGGTGGAACAGCGTGACCCACAATTCGCCGGCGCCTACCAGGGGATGCGCGAGCGAATCCTCAAAGACGGAGCCATTCCAGCCAAGTACAAGCTGCTGATGGGAATGATCACCGACACGATCGCCGCGCATCCCGATGGTGTCAGGTCGCTCGCCGATAACGCGCGTGCCGCGGGCGCATCGGAGGCCGAAATCACCGAGGCGGTCGAGGTCGCATACCTGTACGGCGGTACCGCCGCGCTCGTCATGGGCGTCAACGCCTTCCCAGGCAGCTGA
- a CDS encoding FKBP-type peptidyl-prolyl cis-trans isomerase: protein MTAVKSSRVYSSVVLAACVAATVLMLAGSGTATAAGSCPTAAPPAGGTPDWTLAGTTGSIAVIGPTDTTAPRVTVTGPFSVNQTQVHTLHAGDGPVVSSTAKVSVCYMGVNGRDGSVFDSSYDRGAPVDFPLTGVVTGFQKAIAGQKVGSTVAVAMVPADGYPEGQPSAGIRPGDSLIFAIKILSASG from the coding sequence GTGACGGCCGTGAAATCTTCCCGGGTGTACTCCTCCGTCGTGCTCGCGGCCTGTGTCGCGGCAACCGTTCTGATGCTGGCGGGATCGGGTACGGCAACCGCGGCCGGCTCGTGCCCGACGGCAGCACCGCCGGCTGGTGGGACACCGGACTGGACGCTGGCCGGGACCACCGGCAGCATCGCTGTCATCGGTCCTACGGACACGACAGCTCCGCGCGTGACCGTGACGGGCCCCTTCAGCGTCAACCAGACCCAGGTGCATACGCTGCACGCCGGAGATGGACCGGTGGTCTCGAGCACTGCCAAGGTTTCCGTCTGCTACATGGGCGTCAACGGACGTGACGGATCCGTGTTCGACAGCAGCTACGACCGCGGCGCCCCGGTTGACTTCCCGCTTACCGGAGTCGTGACCGGCTTCCAGAAGGCCATCGCCGGACAAAAGGTCGGTTCGACGGTCGCCGTCGCGATGGTCCCCGCGGATGGCTACCCCGAAGGTCAGCCCAGTGCTGGAATCCGGCCAGGCGACTCGCTCATCTTCGCGATCAAGATCCTCAGCGCCTCGGGCTAG
- a CDS encoding wax ester/triacylglycerol synthase family O-acyltransferase, producing the protein MATNPVRVAPQSPDGLRTELAAVDYLMLRGDANPRFRSGFISVEILDATPDWERFRTRADDVSRRVLRLRQKVVAPTLPTAAPRWVIDPDFNLDFHVRRVRAPEPGTLREVFDLAEVMLQSPLDLARPLWTATLVEGLVDGRAAALLHMSHAVTDGVGSMRMFKSIYDWEPDPPAEPLPPQPVPQELSANELTRQSVRRLPGALVSGVRGVLSAVTRAARDPAATATGVLGYARSSARILQPAAEPSPLLRRRGVATRSEALDLKLSELDAAAKACGGSINDVYLAGLCGALGRYHSALGTPIDTLPMVVPVNLRTDDDPAGGNKFATVALAAPVGTADPVERIQQIRAQMTRRREEPAKNVVGAVAPVLSMLPAPILVQMMLRSAAGSDVLATNLALYPQETYLCGAKILRQYGLGPLNGTALEVALVSRGGLCTITARYDRTAVQREGLFAQCMIEGFDEILALAGEPAFRAIPASFGGRKPSTSSRLVVNRECHQGIAVRQS; encoded by the coding sequence ATGGCGACAAATCCAGTCCGCGTAGCCCCGCAAAGCCCGGACGGGCTGCGCACGGAACTGGCGGCGGTCGACTACCTGATGCTTCGGGGTGACGCCAACCCGCGGTTCCGGTCGGGGTTCATATCGGTGGAAATCCTTGATGCTACGCCGGATTGGGAACGGTTCCGGACGCGCGCCGACGATGTCTCCCGCCGGGTGTTGCGGCTGCGGCAAAAGGTGGTCGCGCCGACCTTGCCCACGGCGGCCCCGCGCTGGGTGATCGATCCCGACTTCAACCTCGACTTCCACGTGCGACGAGTGCGCGCCCCGGAACCCGGCACCTTGCGCGAAGTGTTCGACCTGGCCGAGGTGATGCTGCAGTCACCGCTCGACCTCGCTCGGCCATTGTGGACCGCCACCCTTGTCGAGGGTCTGGTCGACGGGAGGGCCGCGGCTCTGTTGCACATGAGCCATGCTGTCACCGACGGTGTCGGCAGCATGAGGATGTTCAAGTCCATCTACGACTGGGAACCCGATCCCCCCGCGGAACCGCTTCCCCCGCAACCGGTCCCGCAGGAACTATCGGCCAACGAATTGACGCGACAAAGCGTCCGCCGGCTGCCGGGAGCGCTCGTCTCCGGAGTCCGCGGGGTGCTGTCAGCGGTCACCCGGGCGGCCCGCGACCCTGCGGCGACCGCGACGGGCGTCCTCGGCTACGCTCGCTCGAGCGCGCGAATCCTCCAGCCGGCCGCCGAGCCTTCTCCGCTGCTGCGCCGCCGGGGCGTTGCCACCCGCAGCGAAGCACTCGACCTGAAGCTCTCCGAGCTAGACGCGGCGGCCAAAGCGTGCGGCGGATCGATCAATGATGTCTACCTGGCCGGACTGTGCGGGGCGCTGGGGCGCTATCACAGCGCGCTCGGCACGCCGATCGACACCCTGCCGATGGTGGTGCCGGTCAACCTGCGCACCGACGACGATCCCGCTGGCGGCAACAAGTTCGCCACCGTCGCCTTGGCGGCTCCGGTCGGTACGGCCGACCCGGTGGAGCGCATACAACAAATTCGCGCCCAGATGACGCGGCGCCGCGAAGAGCCGGCCAAGAACGTGGTCGGCGCCGTTGCACCGGTACTGAGCATGCTGCCCGCTCCGATTTTGGTGCAGATGATGCTCCGATCGGCTGCTGGCTCCGACGTGCTGGCCACCAACCTGGCCCTCTATCCGCAGGAAACCTACCTTTGCGGCGCAAAGATATTGCGGCAGTATGGCCTTGGCCCGTTGAACGGCACGGCGCTCGAAGTGGCGCTGGTGTCGCGGGGCGGGCTCTGCACCATCACCGCACGTTATGACCGGACCGCCGTGCAGCGAGAAGGATTGTTCGCCCAATGCATGATCGAGGGCTTCGATGAAATCCTCGCGTTAGCCGGCGAACCCGCATTTCGTGCCATCCCTGCATCGTTTGGGGGGCGGAAGCCGAGCACCTCGTCTCGGTTGGTCGTGAACCGAGAGTGCCACCAGGGAATTGCAGTGCGGCAGTCATAG
- a CDS encoding amidase has product MNAVHAFRDDALGDLDAVGLVAALRVRRVSVPEVVEAAIARTEAVNPVLNGLAFQAFDRARARAKAQTGDEFFGGVPTFIKDCEAVAGMSSMAGSDAWKPQLATADGEFARAYLATGMVPLGLTRMSEFGFNAATEHPRLGAVCSPWNPDRTAGGSSSGSAAFVAAGVVPIAHGNDAGGSIRIPASCNGLVGLKPSRGRLPMDKQMRRLPIPLIENGVLTRSVRDTAAFYREAERLHQNRKLPPIGDVIGPGRARLRIAVCTQPGVGTCSRRISELALKTAALLEELGHRVEHVDEPLVPPSFAEDYLLFCSYCSYFVMGQVRVSRYVGGPTVDRGRLDNLTRGLARRGSRNLHRMPTVINRLKRMRRRSASFFCEYDAVLTPTLSQETPRIGHFDPTADCQQVIDRLTDWVAFLPQYNITGEPAISLPLTESVDGMPVGMMLAADMGQEARLLELAYELEEAQPWRQIQSA; this is encoded by the coding sequence GTGAATGCTGTGCATGCTTTCCGCGACGACGCACTGGGCGACCTCGACGCGGTCGGTCTCGTTGCCGCATTGCGAGTCCGTCGAGTGTCGGTACCCGAGGTCGTTGAGGCCGCCATCGCGCGCACCGAAGCGGTCAATCCTGTCCTCAACGGGCTGGCATTTCAGGCGTTCGACCGAGCGCGGGCAAGGGCCAAGGCGCAAACGGGCGACGAATTCTTCGGCGGGGTGCCCACCTTTATCAAAGACTGCGAAGCGGTGGCGGGAATGTCGTCAATGGCGGGTAGCGACGCATGGAAACCCCAACTCGCCACGGCGGATGGTGAATTCGCCCGCGCATACCTGGCAACGGGAATGGTGCCACTCGGCTTGACGCGCATGTCGGAGTTCGGATTCAACGCCGCGACCGAGCATCCGAGGCTGGGCGCGGTGTGCAGTCCCTGGAATCCCGATCGCACCGCGGGCGGCTCGTCCTCGGGTTCCGCGGCCTTCGTCGCGGCGGGCGTGGTGCCGATCGCGCACGGCAATGATGCCGGCGGATCGATCCGAATTCCTGCGTCGTGCAACGGGTTGGTCGGTCTCAAACCGTCGCGCGGGCGGCTGCCGATGGACAAGCAGATGCGCCGGTTGCCGATCCCCCTCATCGAGAACGGGGTGCTGACCCGATCGGTGCGCGACACCGCGGCGTTTTACCGTGAGGCCGAGCGGCTCCACCAGAATCGGAAGCTGCCGCCCATCGGTGACGTCATCGGGCCGGGGCGCGCCCGCCTGCGGATCGCGGTGTGCACGCAACCGGGGGTGGGCACCTGCAGCAGGAGGATTTCCGAGTTGGCGCTCAAGACCGCAGCTCTCCTCGAAGAGCTCGGGCATCGGGTCGAGCACGTCGATGAGCCACTAGTGCCGCCGTCGTTCGCCGAAGACTACTTGTTGTTCTGTTCGTATTGCTCGTATTTCGTGATGGGACAGGTGCGAGTGAGCCGCTATGTGGGTGGCCCCACCGTCGACCGCGGCAGGCTGGACAACCTCACGCGTGGTCTGGCTCGCCGGGGTAGCCGCAATCTGCACCGGATGCCGACGGTCATCAATCGGTTGAAACGTATGCGACGCCGAAGCGCTAGCTTCTTCTGTGAATACGACGCGGTGCTGACGCCGACGCTGAGTCAGGAGACCCCACGAATCGGGCACTTTGATCCCACCGCGGACTGTCAGCAGGTCATCGATCGACTCACTGACTGGGTGGCATTCCTGCCGCAATACAACATCACCGGTGAACCCGCGATCTCGCTGCCCCTCACTGAGTCCGTGGACGGCATGCCGGTCGGGATGATGTTGGCCGCCGACATGGGGCAGGAAGCTCGGCTGCTGGAATTGGCTTACGAACTCGAAGAGGCGCAACCATGGCGACAAATCCAGTCCGCGTAG
- a CDS encoding DUF732 domain-containing protein, producing MRSLRRLARLTIPMMAGAALLSSAATATATTPQDEAYLAQLRAVGLTWPPQTEEALIGEAHLICYDLTWGWTPQQIADEVHQHLDKRSVTLPDVGTMVNAAHSTYCPGNVCDAPSLCT from the coding sequence ATGCGTTCACTTCGCCGGCTCGCCAGACTGACCATCCCCATGATGGCTGGCGCTGCGCTGTTGAGTAGCGCCGCGACAGCGACTGCCACGACACCCCAAGACGAGGCATACCTGGCACAACTGCGCGCCGTCGGCCTCACCTGGCCGCCCCAGACGGAAGAGGCGCTCATCGGGGAGGCGCACCTCATCTGTTACGACCTCACGTGGGGTTGGACGCCGCAGCAGATTGCCGACGAAGTTCACCAGCACTTGGACAAGAGGAGCGTGACGTTGCCGGATGTCGGAACCATGGTCAACGCGGCGCACTCGACGTATTGCCCGGGCAATGTGTGCGATGCCCCGTCGCTGTGCACCTGA